Genomic segment of Drosophila takahashii strain IR98-3 E-12201 chromosome X, DtakHiC1v2, whole genome shotgun sequence:
GATTTATTAATACTTACATTTAGGGCCGTGTTGAACTCGGTCATGGCCAACTTCTGAAGACCCCGGAAGTTTCTGCCCAGAATGCGACCCAGTTCGTAACGGGAGATCTGGAAGGCCTCCGTTGTGGTGGGCTCCTCGCTATTGCTGCCGCTCTCCTCTCCGCTTATGGActtgtaataaatataaaaatataccatATAGATTTTTACTAATACAAAAATCATAAGAAACTCACAGTTTTCTCGGTCGTCACCCGAGGACGACTTGTGGGTTTCTCGGGACCAGGATCGCTGAATTGTTCATTCACAGTATTATAAATATCGTTAAGAGTGTTGCGGGTGTCCGTGTATTGCtgaaataaaagaattaaaaatctaataaaatattatttataaatataataacttaCATCCACAATGAGGTTCTTGGTGATGACcattttctggaaaaaatcCCAGAAGATTCCGCGCTTGTGCCTTATGTGGGGTGCATCCTTGGAGCCGAGATCCTCCGCCTGGACCAGAAGCATCGCCATCAGCAGGATGCATCCAGCAATTATTAACTTCCTCTTCTCACCGAATTGCATGCTGAAaagatatatttcattattgTAGTGCTCTTTGCGTGATTAATCCATTGCAAATTGCATCGATCAATGGCAGATTCTGTCAGCGGCCAGAGAAATAACGACAGCAATAGAAGTGACACGCCCCCTGCGGAGGCGGTGCATAAATCATGTTCGGCGACAGCTctcaaaaaggaaaacagcGGCGGCAGAAAGcgaaattgaaatggaaatggaaattggTGGGGGAAATGGaattgggaatgggaatggggaatACGCGAAAACAGAGGTCAGCGGAAAAAAAGGCGTCGAGTGTCAGCGAAATGGCTCGAAATAAACACCAAAAAATGCTGCGAATGAGTGTTATGCAATTATTTTCCATAActtttgaaatactttaaatGGCCGAAGGCCATTTATGCTGAATTATTCAaggctttaaataaaacgacaaataaatattattaaattaacttggatatatcaaatattttgcaaagtAAGTAAATGTCATAGAAAtcacaatcaatcaatcaatttgcTTACAAATAacgaatttatattttataatatttttattaacacaattttaaaacataagtTCTAAACGAAATTATACTTCCAATCACTGAGACAAATTTGCCgactaattaaaatatatctcGACAACTTAAAGAAATGGTAATTGTCCAACTCGTCcggtggaaaatgggaaaactgTTTTCCGCTTAGCATAATTGCATCAGAAAAGGCGAAAGAATTTCTACCGCcccccaaaagtatgcagccGAAATTGTGTGACAATCAAATTTGCAATATTTAGTCAACTTTTCCGCTTTCGCTCGGTAAAATGCACATTTTTTCACTGTTTGCTTTTAATGCGCGTAATTAGGAAAATTGCCAAAGTagcttaataaatttttacattttaattgcatttctgCCCTCCGAACGCAGTAcgcaaaaatattcaaatgccATTTAATGTCACAAAATGCGACTGTGTTTTTGCGTTATTTAAGCCCCTTTGGGCCGAAAGAGTTAATAGAAAACAGCAATTGGCCGCAGGCAAAGGCCAAAAACTGTCCGCTTAATTGTTTGCCCATAATTTCCAATGCaatgtgaaaataatttaaattatttcaatgCCACCCCGGCTAAGCAAAACGAacaaaaagccgaaaaaacaCAATGATTATATTATACATTCGCAACATTTTGTGTCCGATTATGCCGCAATTGAAAATGCAATGACCCCTTTTGGCCAGAAAGAGGGGGCAAAAGCAGCTTTGATGAAATTATAGCCAGAATAAATTGcacaaaatatgtaaaaatgttATTGAAATCATTTGTGTGCCTCGACCCCTTCCCCTTGTGAACTAttatttggaaaattaaatagaattgGGGGAaggtaactattttaaataccctACAAAGggttaacaaaatttaaattaattatcttTTCCCAATCACTTCcatttttctttcagtgcgACTAATTGCACAGCTGACGGCTGAATTGGCGCATTTGATTGGATTGTTGGCCATTTGCCGAAAACGTTGGCACTTCATTTTCCCCATCACGCAGGAAAATCTGATTGATGGTCGAGGGGTATCGTCGGTATTGCTATCAGTTTTCCCTCGACGGTGATGAGGATGAGGTCAAGTCGGCTGAGAAGCCAAACGAAATTCCCAATCAAAATCTGTAGCACTAAAATTACACCAAAAACACACACgtattaaatggaaaatgagcCAATTTAGATACCCTTTTGGGGGAATTGGCAAAACTTGAGTTTATTGAAGGGTAATATCTcagtaaaaaaagtttattttcatatcattTAGATTTTTAGTTTCAGGGGTTtgggaaaattattattaaatattaactgAGTAATGTAaggaaacaaaaattattatattattaagttatacagataatccattttttaagatcataattataataatatatattttttaatattaatattaatatatattttcaaagggTATTATTAACTTTGTTCTATTGATATTTTCCAGTCATTTTCTCGCTACCTGGGCAACCAATTTTGGAACCTATCCCCCGTGCATCCCATCCCATTGCACATATTCTCCGGTATCGCTGAGCGGAGAAGTCAATTGCCTTTGGCTCCGTAGACAATCGTTTGATGCTTTAATGCTACTCAAGTGCTCAAACTCTTTTGCCAGGCGAATGAtgatgcaacaacaacagcaacaacagcaaattgccaaaaaaaaagaggagaagaaaaaaatagtaaagCCAAGAAGCAGAGCGAAAAAAGTACTTGAAGTGAAAACTTTTGCTTTTTCGAGAGCGTTCTATGCTCTAACCCGTTCCCCTCTCTCCATAGAGCCCTCATACCAACCCCCATCCCTTAGCCCCGAAAAAAGCACTGCCATAAAAATGCATGGCTTACACACACACGGCACACATATGCATATCTTTATTCCCATAGATTGCCTGTTGTAGCGTAAGGCAATCAGCAGAAAAAGCAGAAGGATCTCCCCTCTTGgccccccaaaaaaagaaggacgaattcgaaacgaaacgaaacggtaCATATAACAGACAAACATTTCATTGAGTCGAGTTGAGACTAGTTTTTCGGCTGGGTAGTGCACTTGAGCTCTGCCAGCGTCTTTGGAGCCCAAGTTCCCCTGCATCCACATCTTCATCCCCTGAAAAACCCAACCAAACCCCCGAAATTTCTTTGCATATGAGCGAAGTGATTGCTTAATTGCCAAAATTCATTGCACAGATTGATAAAGGGGATGTGTGGAAAAAAAAGGAGGTggaaggaaaagaaaaataaagagcCAAAAGGGAAGCTGTGAAGTCCTTTTTCGAAGTCCTTATTGCCAATTCCAAACCAAATGGTCAGCGGGCTGCATACAGTGGCCACCAAAGTGATAGCATCGATATATATCATCAGGATTTATAGGAAAATAGTTCAGCAAAATATTCctcatttctttataaattatttaagttaaatacaaaatatttattttttattgctcttaaaatttcttttaattattatttaacaaaaccTTAAACAAATTTCCGAGCAAAAGCTCaagtgattttattttttcctagcTTCGTTTTAGACATTGCAAATACAGTGAGCTCTAAAAAAAGACACACATAACATCTTAAGTGGGATATCTGTAActgtttttctttgctttaTCTCAACTGCTTTTAAGCAGTGGTGTTTGGATTTGGTAAAGAGAAGGGGTTCTAGAAAATTACTTtagaattttatattaattaagtaaaatttgttttactaattttggtatttaaaaaaatttatattttgaaaatgaatGAACTTGTCCATTTCACAGATATTGTAGCTCAAAAACACCTAAATGTTTTTACAAgggatttaaaatatataattgttTACTGAATCGTTTCTTAGTCCCAAAAACAAACCCCTTTTTGGTGCCTTTCCTTTCTTTGACCACTTCTGTTTGCCTTGGCAACTTTGTCGCCGCTCTACCGCTCTTTCTTTCGCTTTCTTCCGCTTTCTTCCGCTCACCTGcaccttttccattttccacctGATACTTCTGCTCCAGCGTGTTGTCATTATCAGCGTCTTGGACgcacttgttgttgttgctgcttggAGCATTTTAATTATGCCCTAATGGCGCATAATAGCTGTCCCTGTCTCTTTCGCACCGCCCATCCGCTGTCCCTTTCTGGCTGACTTTCATTACGCCTGGACTAACGGCATTGGCATTTTCGGGCGCCCCGCTTCCGTTTGGCAACTTTGCCCATTTTTCGACTAGATTTCCGGTTAGTTTGTCCGCCCCTCCCACTCACTACTGGTTTCTTCCGCCCCCATTTTGCCCCCTGTCTTCAGGTAAATTTGCACTGGCCCGCAGCCGGGCAAACCCTTTTTTCAGTGCCCAGACACTCTGTAAGTTTGGTAtataccttaaaaaaatattaaaaattcaaatataaaataataaaaataggcGATATCACAGAAATCACTTTAAATGGTGCGTAAAAGAATGCAATAGAAAGTAgactattaatttattttgctacatacttttagacaccttttttttaaatctagtGGCATTTCTTAACTTCGAttccataattaaaatacccTTTCATTTTTGTCCCAtgccttttggctttttccaCTATTCGGATGATGGCATCGCCACCCCGTTTTCTTTCTGCCTTTCTTCTTCATTTCGCTTACTTTTGTTACCAGTTTTTCGGCAATTCTCGTTGCACTTTTGTGCAcgctttgattattttattgccCGTCGTCCCTTGTAACCCCTTTTACCCCCTTCACCCCCTTGGCCCACGCCCCTGTTCaaacttcatttgaaattgaaacttTTTCGGCTGTGGAAGCGAGACGGCGAACGACGAACGGCAAAATCGCATTCTTGATTATGTTTTCCAACTGGCTCATCAACTGGCCAACAAAACTTTGTAATTATATCAATGAGTGCTGGCCGCAGGGAAAATTGGGGCCAAGGGAAGGGCGgccaagggggcgtggcatttaAATCGGACTTTTCGATGGCTAgccaaaaatcaatcaattttcGTCTCTGctctcaaaatatttttgcatggcatttcaattaaatttgatttgatttgatgcAATGCAATGTGATTCGATTCGTTTCGATTCTCAGCGCTCTCTCAAGCTTTGGTTGGAGTGCACTGAGCGAAAACTCGAagaatttagatatttaaataatgtttattaaaataattaaatatgtaaaataaaacggatatttttataaattaaaaaaatctttgaaaatgtttaaaaacaaaaataaaaaagctggGAACAATGAACTGATATTTAAAATCTCTTTCTGATGAAAATCCCACTTAATAGGCACAAAAGCAGATTTTAatagagtcaaaatctgccaagtgggccacccctgttccgaaggtccgattttcatcgaacttttttacttttccggttcacaacgaaaatataagaacttcatttgaacggttttgcgaaattttgagttttaccggagttataggggtcaaaacatggcatttttgacactttttcgaaaaagttgcactcagtcattaattcataacttcggaacggttagagatatctttaagatgttttcactaatcgctcaagaattaatatggctttccataaaaaaatgtaaaaaaaaattaaaaatttttgttcttaaaaataaatcaacatttttttttagtttttatttttttcagtgttcttcaccagctacagagtttaaaaccatttgaaaataaagtttgattcattacgaaaaagatccaaaaaaaaaaaagagtggcccggccaaaggtttttcgcaatatcgatttgaagaagggcgcacagcggtttcccatacaaaacggcAAAAAGTCCCCCATTGACAGCTGACGCTACGCTCGctacggcatgtgttgaccagccagttttcacgagcaagccgtttttgtatgggaaaccgctgtgcgcccttcttcaaatcgatattgcgaaaaacctttggccgggccactcttttttttttttggatctttttcgtaatgaatcaaactttattttcaaatggttttaaactctgtagctggtgaagaacactgaaaaaaataaaaactaaaaaaaaatgttgatttatttttaagaacaaacatttttaatttttttttacatttttttatggaaagccataataattcttgagcgattagtgaaaacatcttaaagatatctctaaccgttccgaagttataaattaatgactgagtgcaactttttcgaaaaagtgtcaaaaatgccatgttttgacccctataactccggtaaaactcaaaatttcgcaaaaccgttcaaatgaagttcttatattttcgttgtgaaccggaaaagtaaaaaagttcgatgaaaatcggaccttcggaacaggggtggcccacttggcagattttgactcaataACGATTTAAAATTAGAGCTTGTTTGATTTTCTCTGTGTGGCCAAAAACTCTCTTTGTGTGCTTGTGTTGGTAAACACACTTGAACAAAGCAGATGAAAAGGGGAAGAGGAGAGAAAGGACGAAGGACTAAGGATGTAGGAGAAAGGGTTTCTCCGCCTGAGACAACGAAAGCAACTCAAACTGACGATGTGCCTGGCATATTGTCCATGTAACTAATgatacacacacccacacccaaacacacacatgcaaGGACGAAGCCAACGCACAAGGACCCAAAGAAAGAGACGGCCATACCAGGACAGAGCGAGAGGGACAGTGCGACAATTGCTGCCTTGGATCTCGCCtcattttgcatttgcatgcTAAGTACCAATTAAACGAGACTTAAGAGCGATTTAAATGTCCTCGATATGTTGCCGACGCCGGCAGCGACGCCAGCAGAGAATTACCGTTGTGTGGGTGCCAAGGTGTCTGTGTATGTGCGTGGGCCTGTGGGTGTCCCAGGAAATATTCCCTAAGGGGCTACAGTAGACCTCAAAAGTTTAATCGCACTTCCAATTTGCCGAACGTAAAAAACGATAATTTTAGTTCGATTTCCTTCCAGATTTcgcaacattaaaaaaaaatgaacatttttttttgacaatttttcgcaagaaatcatgaaaattttcgaaaaatttatttttgcagaaTCACCCGggaagtgttatggatttttttattatttagatatctgttcaaaactgtattcatttttggtgtaggaccatttttggccaagttatagcaaaaaaacaaacacaaaaaaattaaaatttttatcaaaaacccagattccgatttttcacaaaaaaataattggttttttgaccgtaaaaaaggaaatattgatccaaatatggattgtcatacctttctgaactcgttattaaatttactatcgattggcatttaaacctggacattttatttttttgccatttttcgtaaaaaatcatgaggtacccccttacaaaaaaattgaaaattttcgaaaattttatttttgcaggatCACCCGGGAAGCGTTatggatttttgtattttttagttatctgttcaaaacagtattcatttttggtttacaaccatttttaacaaagttaCACCAAAAAATcactaagaaaattaaaattttttaaaaatcctcgtATCTTGGTGCTTCAATAACCttcgaaaaagttaaaataatattgtagATTTTATTGCAGACTTTAGAGTGCAAAACAAAGGCTTATGTGATCCCATAGACCATCTACTTTTCCCTTCGCTATCGGCATATTTTTGCAGCCCACTGTGGCCTCAATGGTGGCAGCATAAATTATGCGAATCGATGGCATCTTATCAACATTTGTCACTGCTGCACACTGGCGCCCGAGTACGCACACATTTGTCCACCTGAAAATGCATTTGGCCCCCGTTTTCCCAATTTCCTCCCCCGTCCCGAAACCCCCTCCCCTCCCTCGACCCACCGAAAACATCCAGAATCCAGAATTTTCCGTGCTGCAATTCGATTTCCATTTTGGCAatttcagtttcggtttcagAGTTTcgatttctgtttctgttttggttTCGTGTGCATTGCTCTGTGTGCTAGCGAAATTATCGAGTTACATTTTGGCAATTTTTGTTGATTACACATACGAACCGCACGCACACCCTTAACCCATTACGCCCCCATCCGATTGATTCAACCCGTTGAGTTTTGAAGTTTGGCCCCCGCACTTGGCGTAAtgtaatgaaaaataaataaatcctacGTGGTCATAAACCTGAGCAGTCATAAAATGTGcgtttattgaaattaaaacctGGCCAACGCAGGGGAGGGGGTGAGAAGGGGGTTAAGAGGGGGCTTCAGGGGTTAGGTGTCGAGTCGGAAGCGATCATAAAACTAAAACAGAGACACAAACTTGACCGAGGCAAAGTCTTGCATAATAAATGCTAATAAAGCTTTACGATGATGGGTTGGCTGCTTGGTTGGGGGATGGGTGGGTGGCTGGGTGGATAGGTGGGTAGTTTGACCCAAGGACACACATATGCCACCGCTCTTCCCTTCCGTTGGGCGCCACGTAAAAGTTAAACAACACGAAATTCCATTAAGCGAATGGATTGCCATTCATAACTGTCCTTGGGAATGTGTGTCTGTCTGTGGGTCTGTGTTggtgtgagtgtgtgggtgTATTCGTGTAAACAACACCAACTACCAGGGCTACAAAAGTTGGCCCGAAAATGAATGGCAACCATTTATTGATAGCAAGTAAGGGggtgaaataaaaacaaaggggAAGGGTGGTGTGCTTTGAAATAGGTAAGGAAATTTCTTAAAGTTATGAAAAGTCAGGAAAAATGATGGAaagtattaacaaaaaatatattttaatatataactaagatttattagtaaatatattttataagaattattttcttttttatatttatctaaataaattgggagaatttaaaaaaaaaactttaatttacccacaaaaaatgacttcttatttaaataatactgtttatttattatttatgcttTAATatctaatattattaaaacttCAAAAGAAATCCAACTAAATTACCAGAATTTCAAAAGAGTCTATTGTTTATTGACCCAAAATTGAATGATAATGAATGCCTGTGCCGAATTCTGAGCTCCCCTCTGGAATCCCACGCAGATAGGAATCTTGATTCCATTTAATACAATCAAAGCTAAACAGGGCTTCGTCTGAATTCCGAGAAGACCGAGTGAGCAAACCGCAGTCCACCACTAAAACAGGACCGCATCcacacagcacacacacatgcataaCTAAGGAGTCCACGgaggcaaacaaataaacaaacaggGATACACCAGCCACCCCCCTTTCGCACGCCCCTGGCGCATTGCTTTCCTGTGTTTACTTTGGACATCGCATAAAGGTGACCAGACTCTGTGATATGTCATTTATTTTCAGCGCTGGCCGCGCCCGCCATTTGTAAACTCAACCGGAAAATTGCTTTTCTCAGCGCGTAGTGTTTCAGCTCCTCTTTTACCTCCCACCCCCCAACGAAAACCCTTTTTTCCGCCAGTTTTCCCTTTAGTTTTTCCGCCGCTAATGGCTGGCTGGCGaaaaaaagtaagtaaaacaacaaaatatggcattcaaaaatgttttgttttcctcgcaaaaaaagggaaaagggaatTTAGAGGAAAACTGTTTAcagttgtaattaaattcgcaATCGAGGGGGCCTTCTATTTAATTGTTCGGCATCAACATTATTTTAAGTGGGAGGGCGAAAGAAGAGGAGCTGCGGGGCGCCCAGCCAGCCATAGGGGGCGTATACGTGATCGTCGAGGCGAGCTCATAACTCATAATACGTATACGCCCCATCGTCTTGGCCCCGCTACGTGCCAACTGTCAAAAAGCGGCATCCTGCAGCGAGGCATTCCTTTTCCGTTTTCCCttcgcttttccttttccccgaAAGAGTCAATAAATAAAGCATACATATTGATATGGCCATGTTTTTCCAGGGGGGGAGGGAAAAAgggcagtagcagcagcactTAAAGTTATCCTCCTCCGCAGAAATATACAAACTTTGGCGTGCAATTTTTAATCCAACCCCGATTCCTACTCTTAATTTTCCAATGCAGCTGCATAAACACATTTGATTTCATATCGCTCCACAATTTTCGCCCCTGCAGCTGCCGGATTCCCACACCCCCTAAATGGGCGATAAACGAGGCCAAAAGGGAGGGCaaatgaaaaccgaaattagttgaGATTCCCAGCCAAGTTATGCACTCAATAAAGATTGGCAACATCTCGATTTGTTTGCCTTGGATTAGGGGTTTCTCCTTTACTTTTTTGTGGggcaaataagaaatataataaatactaaataaaatataatagtatATTTAagataatcaaattaaatcaaaatatttatttatataatattaatatacttTATTGAGAAAATGAAAtagtatatttaattaaattaaatgaattacaAATTCTAACTAagctaatataaataaataaaaatacaaaataaaataaaacaatcggGATAGCAAAtttgaatacaaattaatGATTCATATCAAAGGTCTTACAATATTcagttaattatatttatttatagcttCTCAGATGTTCAACATTTGCTAAACGATTTAATTGACCAGcttgaatatttttccttggctAATCAATTTGTATCTGCCGCCACGCCGATGACACTCATAAAATGCGCttgacaaaaaacaaaaaaactataaacaataaaaataagcccTCAAAGTGGAattgaaaaaacaaaacaaaaaaccacaaTGGCAAATGCTaatcaagaaacaactatCAAGCAAAAGGCCAACCTTGACTTTCATACCAAAAACCCAGCGATTCCCCCGCCCCTCAAGGTCATTCGCGTCTCTTGCCAAACTCCGCTGGTTTTCTCCCATCACTTCGCTgtgtgttttggttttggttttggattCGAACTCGGATTCTTTCGGCCAATTGCCATGTCGCTGTTTTGGCCACAATTGGAAACCGGTAAGAAAAGAAGCCAGCGATGCGACATTGACAAGTGGTAATTGATGGGCGAGGGCCGAGTTATTTCTTcgcttcttttttctttttttttggccttttGATTAACATTCAATTGACCACCGAGGCAATTGAAACTTTTGTTGCGTTTTTGGGGGCTTGTTGGCCTGTTGGTTTCTCGAAAGTATGATTAATTCGCACGTTAAAGGTGATGGAATTTCGGCGATATTTGAGGATTTGTTGGGTAATTGTTTGTGCTGACTCATATAATTGTTACAAA
This window contains:
- the LOC108068013 gene encoding uncharacterized protein; translated protein: MQFGEKRKLIIAGCILLMAMLLVQAEDLGSKDAPHIRHKRGIFWDFFQKMVITKNLIVDQYTDTRNTLNDIYNTVNEQFSDPGPEKPTSRPRVTTEKTSISGEESGSNSEEPTTTEAFQISRYELGRILGRNFRGLQKLAMTEFNTALNATKYNLAEYKSEADKQFANSLAVEKKNKLKSLKG